In the Arachis ipaensis cultivar K30076 chromosome B10, Araip1.1, whole genome shotgun sequence genome, one interval contains:
- the LOC107621341 gene encoding uncharacterized protein LOC107621341: MPGVGVTPPKREDSKKDEDGSNKGPSPYDLSVSDNPGNVITQVQLQGENYEEWARAVKVSLRARRKWGFLDGTHKKPQEGASEMEDWWTVQSMLVSWVMNTIEPQLCSTISYTEDAKDLWEEIKERFSNVNGPRIQQLKAELAECKQQGLAMVEYYGKLKTLWDELANHEPVLRCSCGGCKCDIGSRLDKRREEEKVHQFLMGLEDVSYGTVRSNILATDPLPSLNRVYATLVQEERMKMISRTKEDKGSLMGLAVHTGYKHKSRNEIKPLVCSHCGRTGHEIKGCFQLIGYPEWWGDRSRDEKGSNTKTSHKQGGRLRGGAVIRANTAQATTEKSSNHEEEIGGSAVTGLSQKQWQTLLEMLNGNNGSRTESMTGPHFEDADWSG, from the exons ATGCCTGGAGTAGGTGTGACTCCTCCAAAAAGAGAGGATTCAAAAAAGGACGAAGATGGATCCAACAAAGGACCATCGCCTTATGATCTGAGCGTTAGCGACAATCCTGGAAACGTAATCACACAAGTGCAATTACAAGGAGAGAACTACGAAGAATGGGCTCGAGCTGTGAAGGTGTCGCTACGTGCTAGGAGAAAGTGGGGGTTTCTAGATGGAACTCACAAGAAACCACAAGAAGGGGCATCTGAAATGGAGGATTGGTGGACGGTTCAATCCATGCTTGTCTCATGGGTGATGAATACAATTGAGCCACAGCTGTGCTCCACCATCTCATACACTGAAGATGCAAAGGATCTCTGGGAAGAAATCAAGGAGCGATTTTCCAACGTGAATGGTCCTAGAATTCAACAATTGAAAGCTGAACTTGCCGAGTGCAAACAACAAGGACTGGCTATGGTGGAATACTATGGAAAACTGAAGACTCTTTGGGATGAGTTGGCAAACCATGAACCAGTGCTTAGATGCTCTTGCGGAGGCTGCAAGTGTGACATTGGGTCACGATTAGataagagaagggaagaagaaaaggtgcATCAATTTCTAATGGGGTTAGAAGACGTAAGCTATGGCACAGTGCGATCTAATATTCTCGCAACGGATCCTCTACCTTCTCTCAACAGGGTGTATGCAACTTTGGTACAGGAAGAGAGAATGAAGATGATCAGCAGAACCAAGGAAGACAAAGGAAGCTTAATGGGACTGGCAGTACACACTGGGTACAAGCACAAAAGCCGAAATGAAATAAAGCCACTCGTATGTTCTCACTGCGGAAGAACAGGACACGAGATCAAGGGGTGCTTTCAACTGATTGGGTATCCGGAATGGTGGGGAGATCGATCTCGAGACGAAAAGGGAAGCAACACCAAGACCTCGCATAAGCAGGGAGGACGCTTGCGAGGGGGGGCTGTCATACGTGCCAACACAGCACAAGCCACAACAGAAAAATCAAGTAACCATGAAGAAGAAATAGGAGGAAGCGCAGTGACTGGACTTAGCCAAAAACAATGGCAGACGCTGTTAGAGATGCTAAATGGCAACAACGGAAGTAGAACTGAAAGCATGACTG GACCTCATTTCGAGGATGCTGATTGGAGCGGGTGA
- the LOC107621340 gene encoding uncharacterized protein LOC107621340 — translation METGMLGSRPVSTPIEENHRLALAEGPLLSDAAQYRCLVGRLIYLCFTRPELSYSVHILSQFMHQPHEEHWQAALRVVRYLKGRPEQGVLLRRENDFTLHAWCDSDWAGCPLTRRSLTGWVILLGNSPISWKTKKQHTVSRSSAEAEYRSMANTTCELKWLKELLLSLGISHTQPIPLSCDSQAALHIAKNPVFHERTKHIEVDCHLVRDAIIQGLILPSYVPTKSQVADILTKALSSHSFASMLDKLGISNLHAPT, via the coding sequence ATGGAGACTGGCATGCTTGGCTCTCGGCCTGTGTCTACACCTATTGAAGAAAATCATCGTCTTGCATTGGCTGAAGGACCTTTGCTCTCTGATGCAGCCCAGTATCGTTGTTTGGTTGGTCGTCTCATTTATTTGTGCTTCACTCGCCCGGAACTCTCATACAGTGTTCACATTCTTTCTCAGTTCATGCACCAGCCTCATGAAGAACACTGGCAGGCTGCCTTACGAGTTGTTCGCTATCTAAAAGGCCGGCCTGAGCAAGGTGTTTTATTGCGCCGGGAAAACGATTTTACCTTGCATGCTTGGTGTGATTCTGATTGGGCGGGTTGCCCTCTTACTCGTCGGTCTCTCACTGGCTGGGTTATTCTCCTTGGCAACTCACCAATTTCATGGAAAACAAAGAAACAGCATACAGTGTCACGGTCCTCTGCAGAAGCCGAGTATCGCTCCATGGCTAATACCACTTGTGAACTCAAATGGTTAAAGGAACTGCTCTTGAGTCTCGGGATCTCCCACACGCAACCCATACCTCTCTCATGCGATAGTCAAGCAGCACTTCATATTGCTAAGAACCCTGTTTTTCATGAGCGTACTAAGCATATTGAGGTTGATTGTCATCTTGTTCGTGATGCTATCATCCAGGGCCTCATCCTTCCCTCCTATGTCCCAACAAAATCTCAGGTTGCCGATATCTTGACTAAAGCTCTAAGCTCCCATTCATTCGCATCAATGTTGGACAAGTTGGGCATTAGTAACTTACATGCCCCAACTTGA